One window of Chamaesiphon minutus PCC 6605 genomic DNA carries:
- a CDS encoding NB-ARC domain-containing protein yields the protein MTADEALALLDRLLQEQSLRDIQEQVFRHAWEGRTYPVMAEQIGYDTGYIRDVGYELWRQLTQVLGEPVTKNNLQAVLRRRSNISPELVDRAMSAVVEPSNPVSSVSQNENRDCYWGEQIDVSTFRGRENELQQLARWLDDNSDVNPLEPRCRLISIVGMGGMGKTSLAAKLTQKLAADRKFERIVWQSLRNASPLDKILFQLIAFVSHQQQTESADTVDAQISQLMAYLRTTRCLIVFDNFESILSHGGYREGYAGYSELLRRIATEHHASCLILTSREKPKTLIHLEGESGAVCTLDLLGLSDREVQKIGTTNGCHTDNSSEWQQLQQSYAGNPLAIKIAATTIRDLFDGSVSAFLEQGVILCNGIEALLGQQFNRLSQIEQQVMYWLAIGREAVSISQLLADFIPNGFRSQLLAALQSLDRQSLIEKSSGCFTLQPVVMEYVTAIFIDRVCAEITTLDVAIFNSHALIQAQAQDYVRESQVRMILVPLVDRLMGKLRSKLPLASGDFYGDIRLWDARTFQLRSILRGHTNWVRAMAFSPDGRTLASGSFDRTVWLWDVSTGECLQTFADRAQAIQSVAFSPDGKLLVSGSLDTFVNSSDDCTIGIWDVSTGECLKTDYRETVYSVAVNPDGRTIVSGGADAKIGLWDINTGRCLKTWTTHQGKVYSVAFSPDGRTIASGGEDATLKLYDASTGECLSTYLGHRDELRSVIFSRDGRMLISGGKDRTIKLWDVRTGNCLKTLVGHENWIWSIAANPTHQIVASGGEDRTVRLWNLDTGNCLRVFQGYANTIYGMACAPAHSIDASPMLAAGYFGGALRLWNIQDVGVASPSGNRSTSLSGHSSSIRTVAFSPDGRFLASGGSGDDPIVKLWSVCDGRCCHILSGHTNGIWSVAFSPDGDILASSSSDRTVRLWNTLTGECIRVLPEDTDWVTSVLFLTSPTILACASRTIAFWNIQTGECIRTLQGQQQSVCSIAVSPTGELLASGSVECSVALWNINTGECFQILLGHQAFVWSVAFSPDGRLLASGSYDGTVRLWDVRSGKCLKILQGHTHCVFAVAFVPHYSADFANRQLLASTGTDATIRFWDVATGECVKIIRSPRPYEGMNIRGIQGLTAQQENLTALGATL from the coding sequence ATGACAGCAGATGAAGCTTTAGCATTACTCGATCGACTGCTCCAAGAACAGAGTCTCCGCGATATTCAAGAGCAGGTATTTCGTCACGCTTGGGAAGGTCGCACATATCCCGTTATGGCAGAGCAGATCGGCTATGACACTGGCTATATCCGCGATGTCGGCTACGAACTGTGGCGACAATTGACTCAGGTATTGGGCGAACCAGTCACCAAAAATAATTTGCAAGCAGTACTGCGCCGCCGGAGCAACATTTCGCCAGAACTAGTGGATCGAGCGATGTCGGCAGTTGTCGAACCGTCGAATCCCGTCAGCTCAGTTAGTCAGAATGAAAATCGAGATTGCTATTGGGGCGAACAAATCGATGTTTCTACTTTTAGAGGACGCGAAAATGAACTCCAGCAGTTGGCACGATGGCTGGATGATAATTCTGATGTTAATCCCCTTGAGCCACGTTGTCGGCTGATTTCGATCGTTGGCATGGGTGGCATGGGCAAAACATCATTAGCCGCCAAACTCACTCAAAAGTTAGCAGCCGATCGCAAATTCGAGCGCATTGTCTGGCAATCCTTACGTAATGCCTCACCGCTGGATAAAATTCTCTTTCAACTTATTGCCTTTGTCTCCCACCAGCAGCAAACCGAATCTGCGGATACTGTGGATGCTCAGATCTCCCAATTGATGGCATATTTACGCACTACTCGCTGTCTGATTGTCTTCGATAATTTTGAATCGATTCTCTCCCATGGCGGTTATCGGGAAGGTTATGCTGGGTATAGCGAACTCCTGCGCCGGATTGCTACCGAACATCATGCTAGTTGTTTAATCTTAACCAGTCGGGAAAAGCCCAAAACTTTGATTCATTTAGAAGGAGAATCTGGGGCAGTTTGCACGTTGGATTTACTTGGTTTGAGCGATCGCGAAGTGCAAAAGATCGGCACTACAAATGGGTGTCATACAGATAATTCCAGCGAATGGCAGCAGTTACAGCAATCTTACGCTGGCAACCCGTTAGCAATTAAAATTGCGGCGACGACGATTCGGGATTTATTCGACGGTAGCGTGAGCGCGTTTTTGGAACAGGGGGTAATTCTCTGTAATGGGATTGAGGCTTTGTTAGGTCAACAATTTAATCGATTGTCCCAGATCGAGCAACAGGTAATGTACTGGTTGGCAATCGGGCGCGAAGCTGTATCGATTTCGCAACTATTAGCAGACTTCATTCCTAACGGATTCCGATCGCAACTATTAGCCGCGTTACAATCGTTAGATCGGCAAAGTTTAATCGAAAAAAGTTCTGGATGTTTTACCTTGCAACCTGTGGTGATGGAATATGTCACCGCCATATTTATCGATCGAGTATGTGCAGAAATTACGACTTTAGATGTAGCGATTTTTAATAGTCATGCACTGATTCAGGCTCAGGCTCAAGACTACGTGCGGGAAAGTCAAGTGCGGATGATTTTAGTGCCGCTGGTCGATCGACTTATGGGTAAATTGCGATCGAAACTCCCACTGGCTAGCGGCGATTTTTATGGCGATATTCGATTGTGGGATGCCCGCACTTTCCAACTGCGATCGATCCTGCGCGGTCACACTAATTGGGTCAGGGCGATGGCTTTTAGTCCCGATGGTCGAACGCTAGCCAGTGGGAGTTTCGATCGTACCGTGTGGCTCTGGGATGTCAGTACAGGTGAGTGCTTGCAAACATTCGCAGATCGTGCCCAAGCAATCCAGTCAGTGGCATTCAGTCCTGATGGCAAACTACTAGTCAGCGGTAGCCTTGATACTTTTGTCAATAGTAGCGACGATTGCACGATCGGGATCTGGGATGTCAGCACTGGTGAATGTTTGAAGACCGACTATCGTGAGACGGTCTATTCAGTAGCAGTCAATCCTGACGGTCGAACTATTGTCAGTGGCGGTGCTGATGCAAAGATCGGGCTGTGGGATATTAACACCGGACGATGCCTGAAAACATGGACGACGCATCAAGGCAAGGTCTATTCAGTGGCATTTAGCCCCGATGGTCGAACCATCGCTAGTGGCGGTGAAGATGCCACCCTCAAACTCTATGATGCGAGTACTGGTGAATGTTTGAGCACTTATTTAGGACATCGCGATGAATTAAGGTCTGTTATTTTCAGTCGGGATGGTCGAATGTTGATTAGCGGTGGCAAGGATCGCACTATCAAGCTCTGGGATGTGCGGACGGGGAACTGTTTGAAGACACTGGTAGGTCATGAGAATTGGATTTGGTCGATCGCTGCTAATCCGACTCATCAGATCGTAGCTAGCGGTGGTGAAGACCGCACGGTCAGGCTTTGGAATCTGGATACTGGTAATTGTCTGAGAGTTTTTCAGGGTTACGCCAATACGATTTATGGGATGGCTTGCGCCCCAGCACATTCGATCGATGCGTCACCGATGCTAGCTGCTGGATATTTTGGTGGCGCGTTACGACTGTGGAATATTCAGGACGTTGGCGTAGCCTCCCCTTCGGGGAATCGCTCTACGAGTTTGAGCGGTCATAGTAGCTCCATTAGAACGGTAGCCTTCAGTCCAGATGGTCGATTTCTCGCTAGTGGCGGTAGCGGCGACGACCCGATCGTCAAACTTTGGAGCGTCTGCGATGGTCGGTGCTGCCACATTTTATCTGGACATACCAATGGCATTTGGTCGGTGGCATTTAGCCCCGATGGTGACATCCTTGCCAGTAGTAGCTCCGATCGGACGGTGAGACTTTGGAATACTCTGACTGGGGAATGCATCCGAGTGCTACCAGAAGATACAGATTGGGTGACATCAGTATTATTTTTGACCTCGCCAACGATACTGGCTTGTGCTAGTCGGACGATCGCGTTTTGGAATATCCAGACGGGTGAGTGTATCCGCACTTTACAAGGTCAGCAGCAATCGGTTTGCTCGATCGCAGTTAGTCCTACTGGCGAGCTTTTGGCTAGTGGTAGTGTCGAGTGTAGTGTTGCTCTTTGGAATATTAATACTGGTGAATGTTTCCAAATTTTACTCGGTCATCAAGCCTTTGTCTGGTCGGTGGCTTTTAGTCCAGATGGACGACTGTTAGCCAGCGGCAGCTATGACGGTACCGTTCGGCTCTGGGATGTGCGGAGCGGGAAATGTCTAAAGATCTTGCAGGGGCATACGCATTGTGTTTTCGCAGTAGCTTTTGTGCCCCACTACAGCGCGGATTTTGCCAATCGGCAGTTGCTAGCTAGTACTGGCACTGATGCCACCATTAGATTCTGGGATGTTGCCACGGGTGAATGTGTCAAAATCATTCGATCGCCCCGACCCTATGAAGGGATGAATATTCGGGGCATCCAAGGATTGACTGCCCAGCAGGAGAATTTAACAGCTTTGGGAGCGACCCTATAG
- a CDS encoding cupin domain-containing protein, producing MTPKLTHTNPKILASGEGESHQLLTHTVVWKITTEDTNSRYAMFEMTDTVGGSAPAHKHPWEETFYILEGELDIQIGDRYETIGAGAVAHFPANAVHAFKIVSPVARVLIIVSPTIAEAFYREAGARITSFPPDPIVVQEICEKYNLQPQ from the coding sequence ATGACACCTAAATTAACTCATACCAACCCCAAAATCCTTGCATCTGGCGAAGGTGAATCGCACCAATTGCTAACTCACACAGTAGTGTGGAAAATCACAACTGAAGATACCAACAGTCGTTATGCGATGTTTGAAATGACCGATACCGTTGGGGGTTCGGCACCCGCCCACAAACATCCTTGGGAAGAAACGTTCTACATCCTGGAGGGCGAATTAGACATCCAAATCGGCGATCGTTACGAAACGATCGGTGCTGGCGCAGTCGCCCATTTTCCAGCCAATGCCGTTCACGCTTTTAAAATAGTTTCTCCCGTAGCGCGCGTGCTGATAATTGTCTCACCTACTATTGCCGAAGCATTCTATCGAGAAGCTGGTGCGCGAATTACCAGTTTCCCACCCGATCCGATCGTCGTGCAGGAGATCTGCGAGAAATATAATTTGCAACCTCAATAG
- a CDS encoding NB-ARC domain-containing protein: MTADEALALLDRLLQEQSLRDLQEQVFRHAWEGCTYPKMAELIGYDTGYIRDIGYELWRQLTQVLGEPVTKNNLQAVLRRRSNIAPELVDRAVSAVVEPSNPVSSASPPDRDCYWGEQIDVSSVIGRENELQQLEIWLDDNSEVNPFEPRCRLISIVGMGGMGKTSIAAKLTQKLAAERKFERIVWQSLRNAPPLDKILFQLIAFVSHQQQTESADTVDAQISQLMAYLRTTRCLIVFDNFESILSHGGYRDGYAGYSELLRRIATEHHASCLLLTSREKPKTLIHLEGESGAVCTLDLLGLSEIEVAEIGSVNGCHTADFSDWHQLQQSYSGNPLAIKIAATTIRDLFDGSVSAFLEQGVILCNGIEALLAQQFARLSEIERQVMYWLAIGREAISISQLLADFIPSGFRSQVLAALQSLDRQSLIEKSSSCFTLQPVVMEYVTDIFIEQICEEITTSNVVIFNSHALIQAQTKDYVRESQVRMILVPLVDRLMGKLRSKPEIKQQLDRLLVKLRTEFAGTKGYAGGNLINLYRHLAVDLSGYDFSGLCIWQAYLLNVDLHNINFADTDVAKSVFTEIFSTIHSLAFSPDGNYLASGDFNGDIRLWDARTHQLQSILKGHANWVQAITYNPVRSLLASSSYDCTIKLWDLNTGECWRTLTEHTQGVYSVAFSPDGQILASGGDDYTIKLWDVNNGECLTSLQYEANPTHDIKSLAFSPDGRIVASSSTDCTIQLWHIQDGSNGTYWQTLAGHQSWILSVVFSPDSKFLASGSDDTTVKLWDLATGECLHTFVGHNDEVRAVAFSHDGRMLISSSKDRTIGLWDVQSGERVKTLIGHTKWIWKMAFNPHDRVIASSSEDRTIRLWSLDSGQCLKVLQGYTNTLFSIAPVPAPASNLANSPILVAGSYFDRLVRLWQIDTGEFTSFKGHTDAIRTIAISPDGKFLASGGGSADPTIKLWSIQDGRCYCSLSGHTNEVWSVAFSTDGRMLASGSTDRTIRIWSTLTGECLQILTGHMHWVMSVVFSSPEILVSGGLDRTINFWDLQTGECVRTWQVDRSTCAIAFNPSSKTIASGGERIVEVWDASTGACLQTLFGHTHFVWSVAFSPDGGFLASGSFDRTIRLWDLHTGECLQVLAGHESGVFSVAFIPQHGTARQLLASSSADATIRIWDIATGECVKILRVPRPYEGMNIWGIQGLTAAQQENLIALGAIL; the protein is encoded by the coding sequence ATGACAGCAGATGAAGCCTTAGCATTACTCGATCGACTGCTCCAAGAACAGAGTCTCCGCGATCTTCAAGAGCAAGTGTTTCGTCACGCTTGGGAAGGTTGCACCTACCCCAAAATGGCCGAGCTAATCGGTTATGACACTGGATACATCCGCGATATCGGTTACGAACTGTGGCGACAATTAACTCAGGTATTGGGCGAACCCGTCACCAAAAATAATTTACAAGCGGTACTACGCCGCCGGAGCAACATTGCACCAGAACTAGTGGATCGAGCGGTGTCGGCAGTTGTCGAACCGTCGAATCCCGTCAGCTCAGCTTCACCCCCAGATCGAGATTGCTATTGGGGCGAGCAGATCGATGTTTCTAGCGTCATTGGGCGTGAAAATGAACTCCAGCAGTTGGAAATATGGCTGGATGACAATTCTGAAGTTAATCCCTTCGAACCACGTTGTCGGCTGATTTCGATCGTCGGCATGGGTGGCATGGGTAAAACATCAATTGCCGCCAAACTCACTCAAAAGTTAGCAGCCGAGCGCAAATTCGAGCGCATTGTCTGGCAATCCTTACGTAATGCCCCACCGTTGGATAAAATTCTCTTTCAACTTATTGCCTTTGTCTCCCACCAACAGCAAACCGAATCTGCGGATACCGTGGATGCCCAGATCTCGCAATTGATGGCATATCTACGCACTACTCGCTGTCTGATTGTCTTCGATAATTTTGAATCGATTCTCTCCCATGGCGGTTATCGCGATGGTTATGCTGGGTATAGCGAACTCCTGCGCCGGATCGCAACCGAACATCATGCTAGTTGTTTATTATTAACCAGTCGGGAAAAGCCCAAAACTTTGATTCATTTAGAAGGAGAATCTGGGGCAGTTTGCACGTTGGATTTACTTGGTTTGAGCGAAATAGAAGTGGCCGAGATCGGTTCTGTGAATGGTTGTCATACAGCCGATTTCAGCGATTGGCATCAATTACAGCAATCTTACTCCGGCAACCCGTTAGCAATTAAAATTGCAGCGACGACAATTCGAGATTTATTTGATGGTAGCGTGAGCGCGTTTTTAGAACAGGGGGTAATTCTCTGCAATGGGATTGAGGCTTTACTGGCACAGCAATTCGCTCGATTGTCCGAGATCGAGCGACAGGTAATGTACTGGCTAGCGATCGGGCGCGAAGCTATTTCGATTTCTCAACTATTAGCAGACTTCATTCCTAGCGGATTTCGCTCTCAAGTTTTAGCCGCATTACAATCGTTAGATCGTCAAAGTCTGATTGAAAAAAGTTCGAGCTGCTTTACTTTACAACCCGTGGTGATGGAGTATGTCACTGACATATTTATCGAGCAGATTTGCGAAGAAATTACCACATCTAATGTGGTGATTTTCAATAGTCATGCACTGATTCAGGCTCAGACCAAAGACTATGTACGCGAAAGCCAAGTGCGAATGATTTTAGTCCCGCTGGTCGATCGACTCATGGGTAAATTGCGATCGAAACCAGAAATTAAGCAGCAACTCGATCGATTATTAGTTAAGTTGCGAACTGAATTTGCTGGCACAAAAGGCTATGCAGGTGGCAATCTTATTAACCTTTACCGTCATTTGGCAGTCGATCTGAGTGGTTATGATTTTTCGGGTTTGTGTATTTGGCAAGCCTATCTGCTGAATGTAGATTTACATAACATTAACTTTGCCGATACCGATGTGGCCAAGTCAGTCTTCACTGAAATCTTTAGCACCATTCACTCACTAGCCTTTAGTCCCGATGGCAACTATCTTGCTAGTGGAGATTTTAACGGCGATATTCGCTTGTGGGATGCGCGGACTCACCAACTTCAGTCAATCTTAAAAGGTCATGCCAACTGGGTACAAGCGATTACATATAATCCTGTTCGTTCGCTGTTGGCTAGCAGCAGTTATGACTGCACCATCAAGCTGTGGGATCTCAATACGGGTGAGTGCTGGCGGACGTTGACCGAACATACCCAGGGAGTCTATTCAGTGGCATTTAGTCCAGATGGCCAGATCTTGGCTAGTGGCGGCGACGATTATACTATCAAACTGTGGGATGTCAATAATGGGGAATGTTTGACTAGTCTTCAGTATGAAGCTAATCCAACTCATGATATCAAGTCGCTAGCCTTCAGTCCTGACGGTCGGATCGTTGCTAGTAGTAGTACCGATTGCACGATTCAACTCTGGCACATCCAGGATGGCAGCAATGGTACCTACTGGCAAACCCTGGCGGGTCATCAAAGCTGGATTTTGTCTGTAGTCTTTAGTCCAGATAGCAAGTTTCTAGCTAGCGGCAGCGATGATACTACCGTCAAGCTCTGGGATCTTGCTACTGGCGAGTGTTTACACACTTTTGTCGGGCACAATGATGAAGTGCGAGCGGTCGCCTTCAGTCACGATGGTCGAATGCTCATTAGCAGCAGCAAAGATCGGACGATCGGATTGTGGGATGTCCAATCTGGGGAACGTGTCAAGACACTAATCGGTCATACGAAGTGGATCTGGAAGATGGCTTTCAATCCCCACGATCGAGTTATTGCCAGTAGCAGTGAAGACCGGACGATCCGACTCTGGAGTCTAGATTCCGGTCAGTGTCTCAAAGTTTTGCAGGGGTATACCAATACCCTATTTTCGATCGCTCCAGTGCCCGCGCCTGCATCAAATCTCGCTAATTCGCCCATATTGGTGGCTGGGAGCTACTTCGATCGACTCGTGCGACTCTGGCAGATCGATACTGGCGAATTTACCAGCTTCAAAGGTCATACTGATGCGATTAGAACCATTGCAATTAGTCCAGATGGCAAATTTTTAGCTAGCGGCGGTGGTAGTGCCGATCCGACGATTAAACTTTGGAGCATCCAGGATGGTCGATGTTACTGTAGCTTATCCGGTCACACCAACGAAGTCTGGTCGGTGGCCTTCAGCACGGATGGTCGAATGCTTGCCAGCGGGAGTACCGACCGCACGATTAGAATTTGGAGTACTCTGACGGGTGAATGTCTTCAGATTTTGACAGGGCACATGCACTGGGTGATGTCTGTCGTCTTTAGTTCCCCAGAGATCCTGGTTAGTGGTGGTTTAGATCGGACGATTAACTTTTGGGATCTTCAGACGGGTGAATGTGTGCGGACTTGGCAGGTGGACAGATCGACTTGTGCGATCGCGTTTAATCCCAGCAGCAAGACGATCGCCAGTGGGGGGGAGCGCATAGTGGAAGTGTGGGATGCGTCTACAGGTGCCTGTTTGCAAACTTTGTTCGGTCATACGCATTTTGTGTGGTCGGTGGCTTTTAGTCCAGATGGAGGGTTTCTAGCCAGTGGCAGTTTCGATCGCACCATCAGACTTTGGGATCTCCATACGGGTGAATGTCTGCAAGTATTAGCGGGACACGAAAGTGGAGTATTCTCGGTAGCTTTCATCCCTCAACATGGCACCGCTCGACAGTTGCTAGCCAGTTCTAGTGCTGATGCCACCATTCGCATTTGGGATATCGCTACGGGTGAATGCGTCAAAATCCTCCGCGTTCCTCGACCCTATGAAGGGATGAATATTTGGGGCATCCAAGGATTGACTGCTGCCCAGCAGGAGAATTTAATAGCTTTAGGAGCGATTCTATAG
- a CDS encoding caspase family protein: MMRFLSILPIVSICGLVTVAIATQPSLKGANLQSSSPLGSTSNAGQNLTSRKSATVPDFLVLGGGGAPSYNEIAIEKNVLYFQRTMKTLGFDPSQATILFANGNDGRETVRYLDANRSERFKAPNIPYLQAAATVDNLQQSLQQIANASGSDRRPLFFYFTGHGSRNREDEDNNTMLLWNEQSLSVREFATFLDRLPPTKPVITVMVQCYAGAFTNSLVYENGDPQAKIAERHRCGFFATTKYLPSVGCTPEVNEADYRDYSSSFFAGLSGTNRIGQRVASADYNRDGRVSYLEAHAFAKVDEQAADLPISTSESWLQSQLSEAATANLLDKQSFSKLLATARPEQRFVVQSLAKQINFDLGKSYRDNYDRIEASDTEDELKSTYLARLKMELTNIAIEQQLRTSKNIQKIAILDRLLNCESGSLGKS, translated from the coding sequence ATGATGCGTTTTTTATCGATTTTACCGATCGTGTCGATCTGTGGTTTAGTAACAGTAGCTATTGCCACTCAGCCGTCACTCAAGGGTGCAAATCTTCAGTCTTCTTCGCCATTAGGATCGACAAGTAATGCTGGTCAAAATCTTACCAGCCGAAAATCGGCAACTGTACCCGATTTTTTAGTTTTGGGCGGTGGTGGCGCACCATCCTATAACGAAATTGCGATCGAAAAAAATGTGCTTTATTTTCAACGCACGATGAAGACATTGGGTTTCGATCCCAGCCAAGCGACAATTTTATTTGCCAATGGTAACGATGGACGCGAAACGGTACGCTATTTAGACGCAAATCGCTCAGAACGATTCAAAGCACCCAATATCCCCTATCTACAAGCTGCGGCAACAGTTGACAATTTACAGCAATCGCTCCAGCAGATTGCCAACGCATCCGGATCGGATCGCCGTCCGCTGTTTTTTTACTTTACCGGGCACGGTTCCCGCAACCGAGAAGACGAAGATAACAACACGATGCTGCTGTGGAACGAGCAAAGCTTGAGTGTGCGAGAGTTTGCAACATTTTTGGATCGGTTGCCGCCCACAAAGCCCGTCATCACTGTCATGGTGCAATGTTATGCAGGTGCGTTTACTAACTCGCTCGTTTATGAAAATGGCGATCCGCAGGCTAAAATTGCCGAACGACATCGTTGTGGTTTTTTTGCTACCACTAAGTATTTACCGTCGGTGGGCTGTACTCCTGAAGTCAATGAAGCCGACTATCGAGACTATAGTTCGAGCTTTTTTGCTGGTTTGAGCGGCACCAATCGCATCGGGCAGCGCGTAGCCTCTGCTGACTATAACCGAGATGGGCGGGTATCTTATCTTGAAGCCCATGCTTTTGCTAAAGTTGACGAACAAGCTGCCGATTTACCGATCTCCACCTCCGAATCCTGGCTACAATCTCAGCTTTCAGAAGCAGCCACTGCGAATTTACTCGATAAGCAGTCGTTCTCCAAATTGCTAGCCACCGCTCGCCCCGAACAACGGTTTGTGGTGCAATCTCTGGCTAAACAGATTAATTTCGATCTGGGTAAAAGCTATAGGGATAACTACGATCGGATCGAGGCATCTGATACGGAAGATGAACTAAAATCTACCTATCTAGCCCGACTGAAAATGGAGCTAACTAATATTGCGATCGAACAGCAGCTTCGGACTAGCAAGAATATCCAAAAAATTGCCATTCTCGATCGATTGTTAAATTGCGAGTCGGGTTCTCTGGGCAAAAGTTAA
- a CDS encoding glutathione S-transferase family protein — MLKFYYATISANSQRVWITLLEKQIPFEPIIVNLDGEQFQSEFTAINPLQQVPAIVDDGLRIFESLAILDYLEAKYPVPELMPKELDKLAIARMISIISLTELQPAAITLSKQLIGVEIDPTSVEKARQRANAILQFFEDTIAGADSKLFGDRPYFTGNTFTIADIVAGTLVPSVAMFGISLDSYPGLNAWIERLSQRESFRQTAPTPEGVQAALPTIKKILETR; from the coding sequence ATGTTGAAGTTTTACTACGCGACGATTTCGGCCAATTCGCAACGAGTTTGGATTACTTTACTAGAGAAACAAATTCCCTTTGAACCAATTATCGTCAACCTGGATGGCGAACAATTTCAATCCGAATTTACTGCTATCAACCCACTGCAACAAGTTCCAGCGATCGTCGATGACGGATTGCGGATATTTGAATCATTAGCGATTTTAGACTACCTCGAAGCGAAATATCCCGTGCCGGAGTTAATGCCAAAAGAATTGGATAAATTGGCAATTGCGCGGATGATTTCGATAATTTCCCTAACTGAGTTACAGCCTGCTGCCATTACATTAAGCAAGCAACTGATAGGAGTAGAGATCGATCCAACGAGCGTTGAAAAGGCACGACAACGCGCGAACGCAATTTTACAATTTTTTGAGGATACGATTGCTGGCGCAGACAGCAAGCTGTTCGGAGATCGCCCCTACTTCACTGGAAATACATTTACGATAGCCGATATTGTCGCGGGTACGCTGGTTCCATCTGTCGCTATGTTTGGTATTTCATTAGATTCTTATCCTGGTTTAAATGCCTGGATCGAGCGATTGTCGCAGCGCGAGAGTTTTCGACAAACGGCACCAACTCCAGAGGGGGTTCAGGCGGCATTACCAACCATTAAGAAAATTCTAGAAACACGATAA
- a CDS encoding DUF1272 domain-containing protein — protein MLELRPTCEHCNKALPPDSLEARICTYECTFCATCVDSILGNNICPNCGGGFVSRPIRPSKNWKDNNYLSNDPASIKVKHKPVDLAAYAKLVAAINNLPPEQR, from the coding sequence ATGCTCGAACTTAGACCAACCTGCGAACATTGTAATAAAGCATTGCCACCAGACTCACTTGAGGCTCGCATTTGTACTTATGAATGTACCTTTTGCGCTACTTGTGTGGATAGTATTTTAGGCAATAATATTTGCCCAAATTGTGGTGGTGGCTTTGTTTCCAGACCGATTCGACCATCGAAAAACTGGAAAGATAACAATTATCTTAGCAACGATCCTGCCAGCATCAAAGTCAAACATAAGCCAGTAGATCTAGCTGCTTATGCCAAGCTGGTAGCTGCAATTAATAACTTGCCTCCAGAACAACGGTAG
- a CDS encoding SAM-dependent methyltransferase, translating to MSTDTQTEYIAALINLHRGHDRQGPGDSDFSRHILNHLPTLPLNPRIADLGCGSGAGALLLAQYYQSTVVAVDSSAVFIDELKARAKQLDLEHLIVPIQGDMGKLDRSVGMFDLLWSEGAIYHLGFEQGLKLWRPLLAESGIAVISELSWFIDRPPEAAIAYWQNAYPMMGTEAENIVRANRSGFSVLSTHRLPSQAWWVNYYEPLRERMQQIEITPITRWRSLSARQSVIDETEAEMRMFERFSDSYGYTFYILQAI from the coding sequence ATGAGTACAGACACTCAAACTGAGTACATTGCTGCTTTAATCAATTTACACCGTGGACACGATCGGCAAGGGCCAGGTGACTCTGACTTCTCGCGCCATATTTTGAACCATCTTCCTACTTTGCCCCTCAATCCGCGAATTGCCGATCTCGGATGTGGCAGCGGTGCTGGTGCATTGCTGCTGGCACAATACTACCAAAGTACGGTCGTGGCAGTCGATTCCTCTGCGGTTTTTATCGACGAACTCAAAGCGCGGGCAAAACAGCTCGATCTTGAGCATTTAATCGTGCCGATTCAAGGTGATATGGGTAAGCTCGATCGGTCAGTGGGTATGTTTGACTTGCTGTGGTCTGAGGGCGCGATTTATCATCTTGGGTTCGAGCAGGGTCTTAAACTCTGGCGACCGCTGCTTGCGGAGAGTGGTATTGCCGTTATATCTGAGCTAAGTTGGTTTATCGATCGTCCGCCAGAGGCTGCGATCGCATATTGGCAAAATGCCTATCCAATGATGGGGACTGAGGCTGAGAATATCGTTCGGGCAAATCGGTCTGGCTTTAGCGTACTTTCTACCCATCGGCTGCCGAGTCAGGCTTGGTGGGTCAATTATTACGAACCGCTGCGCGAACGGATGCAGCAAATCGAAATTACCCCAATTACTCGTTGGCGGAGCCTGTCTGCAAGACAATCGGTTATTGATGAAACTGAAGCAGAGATGCGAATGTTTGAACGATTTAGCGACTCCTACGGTTATACGTTCTATATTCTGCAAGCAATTTAG